A region from the Microbacterium lacus genome encodes:
- the hemB gene encoding porphobilinogen synthase, which yields MTTPLPDIRPRRTRATPAWRRLVAQTRLHARELVLPMFVREGVSEPVPISSMPGVVQHTTDSFKRALHDAADAGIGGVMLFGVPAHKDATGSGADDPDGILNVATRIAAAEVGGDLVVQTDLCLDEFTDHGHCGVLDGAGRVDNDASLERYRAMALAQASAGSALLGLSGMMDGQVRAVRDVLDAHGHHDTAILGYAAKYASALYGPFREAVQSSLEGDRRTYQLDPANAREGEREAAIDVAEGADVVMVKPASLYLDVLSRVAAASPVPVWAYQVSGEYSMIEAAAANGWIDRERAVLESLVSIRRAGADGILTYWAVEAAHLLQDGAGA from the coding sequence ATGACCACGCCCCTGCCCGACATCCGTCCCCGACGCACCCGCGCGACTCCCGCCTGGCGGCGCCTGGTCGCCCAGACGCGGCTGCACGCGCGCGAGCTCGTCCTGCCGATGTTCGTCCGCGAGGGCGTGAGCGAGCCCGTCCCGATCTCCTCGATGCCCGGAGTCGTCCAGCACACGACCGACTCGTTCAAACGAGCCCTGCATGATGCCGCGGATGCCGGCATCGGCGGCGTGATGCTGTTCGGAGTCCCCGCGCACAAGGACGCCACCGGCTCCGGAGCGGATGACCCGGACGGCATCCTGAACGTCGCCACGCGGATCGCCGCCGCCGAGGTCGGCGGTGACCTCGTGGTGCAGACCGATCTGTGCCTGGACGAGTTCACCGATCACGGCCACTGCGGCGTGCTCGACGGAGCCGGCCGCGTCGACAACGACGCGAGCCTGGAGCGGTACCGCGCGATGGCTCTCGCGCAGGCGTCCGCCGGCTCGGCGCTGCTCGGCTTGTCCGGGATGATGGACGGTCAGGTGCGCGCGGTCCGCGACGTCCTCGACGCCCACGGCCACCACGACACCGCGATCCTCGGCTACGCCGCGAAGTACGCCTCTGCGCTGTACGGACCGTTCCGCGAGGCGGTGCAGTCCTCCCTCGAAGGCGACCGCCGCACGTACCAGCTCGACCCCGCGAACGCGCGGGAAGGGGAGCGCGAGGCCGCGATCGACGTCGCCGAGGGCGCGGATGTCGTCATGGTCAAGCCCGCCTCGCTGTACCTGGACGTGCTGTCCCGCGTGGCCGCGGCATCCCCGGTCCCGGTGTGGGCCTATCAGGTCAGCGGCGAGTACTCCATGATCGAAGCCGCCGCGGCGAACGGCTGGATCGACCGCGAGCGGGCGGTGCTCGAATCGCTCGTCTCCATCCGGCGAGCCGGCGCCGACGGCATCCTCACCTACTGGGCCGTCGAGGCGGCGCACCTTCTCCAGGACGGAGCCGGAGCATGA
- the hemC gene encoding hydroxymethylbilane synthase, with amino-acid sequence MNALLKPGAPLRVGTRASALAVAQSSAVAARFGPFELITITSEGDRSSTPLASMGGTGVFVSALRDALRDGRVDVIVHSFKDLPTAPADGIDLIAVPERADARDALATRDGITLARLPHGARVGTGSPRRRAQLLSARPDLEVVGIRGNVDTRLGRLYDADDDRRIDGLVLAAAGLERLGRLGEASELFDLAAWPTAPAQGALAIEVRSDAAPALRERISAVDDPSTRRAAIAERGVLSRLEAGCSAPIAAHAALRGADLALTASVFAPDGSGELTVVQTAPADTDAAASDLADHVAAELLDRGAAQLAPLGAAG; translated from the coding sequence GTGAACGCGCTGCTCAAGCCCGGCGCGCCGCTGCGCGTCGGCACGCGTGCGAGCGCCCTGGCGGTCGCGCAGAGCTCGGCCGTCGCCGCGCGGTTCGGTCCCTTCGAGCTCATCACCATCACGTCGGAGGGCGATCGCTCGTCCACGCCGCTCGCGTCGATGGGCGGCACCGGTGTCTTCGTCTCAGCGCTGCGGGACGCGCTGCGCGACGGCCGCGTCGATGTGATCGTGCACTCGTTCAAAGACCTGCCGACCGCGCCGGCGGACGGCATCGACCTCATCGCCGTTCCCGAGCGGGCCGACGCGCGGGATGCGCTCGCGACCCGAGACGGCATCACCCTCGCCCGGCTGCCGCACGGCGCGCGCGTGGGCACCGGTTCGCCCCGCCGCCGGGCTCAGCTGCTCTCGGCTCGTCCCGACCTCGAGGTCGTCGGCATCCGCGGCAACGTCGACACGCGGCTCGGCCGGCTCTACGACGCCGATGACGACCGCCGCATCGACGGACTCGTGCTCGCTGCGGCGGGGCTGGAGCGCCTCGGCCGCCTCGGCGAGGCGTCCGAGCTCTTCGACCTCGCCGCCTGGCCGACCGCGCCGGCGCAGGGCGCCCTCGCGATCGAAGTCCGCTCGGATGCCGCTCCCGCGCTGCGCGAGCGGATCTCGGCGGTGGACGACCCGTCCACGCGCCGCGCGGCGATCGCCGAACGCGGGGTGCTGTCCCGGCTGGAGGCGGGCTGCTCGGCGCCGATCGCCGCCCACGCCGCCCTCCGCGGCGCGGACCTCGCGCTCACCGCGAGCGTGTTCGCCCCGGACGGCTCCGGCGAGCTGACGGTCGTGCAGACCGCGCCCGCCGACACGGATGCCGCGGCATCCGATCTCGCCGACCACGTCGCCGCCGAACTGCTCGACCGTGGCGCCGCGCAGCTGGCACCCCTGGGCGCGGCGGGATGA
- a CDS encoding ferrochelatase, with protein sequence MTDTTPLVRSASDAAATGAPHIEVPVAYDAILLAGFGGPEGQDDVIPFLRNVTRGRGIPDERLEEVAHHYRHFGGISPINAQNRALKAAIEGELAARGIDLPVYWGNRNWAPYLEEAVQEAAGAGDTTLLAIATSAYSSYSSCRQYREDFARVLEATELVGTVTIDKVRQFFDHPGFVHAFTEGVRDAVAALIADGVAADRIQVLFSTHSIPTADAERSGPRDRDFGPGGAYAAQHEAVAAFVMANVRDEVPAAAQTDWELVYQSRSGPPSQPWLEPDVCDVIGELPDRGKDAVVIVPLGFVSDHMEVLWDLDTEAMEAAEEAGIRAVRTPTPGVDPAFVSGLVDLVVERLKGTPASARPHQTDLGPWFDVCRPACCENVRAGFKPAVSGLLP encoded by the coding sequence ATGACCGATACGACCCCCCTCGTCCGCTCCGCGAGCGACGCCGCCGCGACGGGCGCGCCGCACATCGAGGTCCCCGTCGCGTACGACGCGATCCTCCTCGCGGGCTTCGGCGGACCGGAAGGCCAGGACGATGTGATCCCGTTCCTGCGCAACGTCACGCGGGGGCGCGGCATCCCGGATGAGCGTCTCGAGGAAGTCGCCCACCACTACCGCCACTTCGGCGGCATCAGCCCGATCAACGCGCAGAACCGCGCGCTGAAGGCCGCGATCGAGGGCGAGCTCGCCGCCCGCGGCATCGACCTGCCCGTGTACTGGGGGAACCGCAACTGGGCGCCGTACCTCGAGGAGGCCGTCCAGGAGGCCGCCGGGGCGGGCGACACGACCCTCCTGGCGATCGCCACGAGCGCGTACAGCTCGTACTCCAGCTGCCGCCAGTACCGCGAGGATTTCGCCCGCGTTCTGGAGGCGACCGAGCTCGTCGGCACCGTCACGATCGACAAGGTCCGGCAGTTCTTCGACCACCCCGGCTTCGTGCACGCCTTCACGGAGGGCGTCCGGGATGCCGTCGCGGCGCTCATCGCCGACGGCGTCGCCGCAGACCGCATCCAGGTGCTGTTCTCGACCCACAGCATCCCGACCGCCGACGCCGAGCGCTCCGGCCCTCGCGACCGCGACTTCGGCCCCGGCGGCGCGTACGCGGCGCAGCACGAAGCGGTTGCGGCGTTCGTGATGGCGAACGTGCGCGACGAGGTGCCCGCCGCGGCGCAGACCGACTGGGAGCTCGTGTACCAGTCGCGCTCCGGCCCGCCGAGCCAGCCCTGGCTCGAGCCCGACGTGTGCGACGTGATCGGCGAACTGCCCGATCGCGGCAAGGACGCGGTCGTGATCGTGCCCCTCGGCTTCGTGAGCGACCACATGGAGGTGCTCTGGGACCTCGACACCGAGGCGATGGAGGCGGCCGAGGAGGCCGGCATCCGCGCGGTCCGCACCCCGACGCCGGGCGTGGACCCCGCGTTCGTGAGCGGCCTGGTCGACCTCGTCGTCGAGCGCCTGAAGGGCACCCCGGCCTCCGCGCGTCCGCACCAGACCGATCTCGGTCCGTGGTTCGACGTCTGCCGGCCGGCGTGCTGCGAGAACGTCCGCGCGGGGTTCAAGCCGGCGGTGTCGGGCCTGCTTCCGTGA
- the hemQ gene encoding hydrogen peroxide-dependent heme synthase yields the protein MTTETNETIGYGLWAILARPAGPAAAPQTTELAAAIAGLEATGVTLRGLYDVSGLRADADLMIWLTGADAQALQAGLRSLRRTAALASLEPRWNALGVHREADFTRDHAPSFMRGLPPKGWVSVYPFVRSLDWYILPEDERRGMLSEHGLKGRDFPQIQPNTVAAFALGDYEWILALEADDPIDLVDMMRHLRATEARRHVREEVPFFTGRLITLDELPEVLS from the coding sequence ATGACCACCGAGACGAACGAGACGATCGGGTACGGCCTCTGGGCGATCCTGGCCCGGCCCGCAGGCCCCGCGGCGGCTCCGCAGACGACCGAGCTCGCCGCGGCCATCGCGGGCCTCGAGGCGACCGGCGTCACGCTGCGCGGGCTGTACGACGTGTCGGGTCTCCGCGCCGACGCCGACCTCATGATCTGGCTGACCGGCGCCGACGCGCAGGCACTGCAGGCGGGTCTGCGCTCCCTCCGTCGCACGGCCGCTCTGGCCTCGCTCGAGCCGCGGTGGAACGCCCTCGGAGTGCATCGCGAGGCGGACTTCACACGCGACCACGCCCCGTCCTTCATGCGCGGTCTGCCGCCCAAGGGCTGGGTGAGTGTCTACCCGTTCGTCCGGAGCCTGGACTGGTACATCCTCCCCGAGGACGAGCGGCGCGGGATGCTGAGCGAGCACGGCCTGAAGGGCCGCGACTTCCCGCAGATCCAGCCGAACACCGTCGCCGCCTTCGCCCTCGGCGACTATGAGTGGATCCTCGCGCTCGAGGCCGACGACCCGATCGACCTCGTGGACATGATGCGACACCTGCGCGCGACCGAGGCCCGCCGTCACGTGCGCGAGGAAGTCCCCTTCTTCACCGGCCGCCTGATCACGCTCGACGAACTCCCCGAGGTGCTGTCATGA
- a CDS encoding protoporphyrinogen/coproporphyrinogen oxidase has translation MPAPAGAPVLVVGAGIGGLVITRDLARAGIPVTLLEASDRVGGQLAPLRIDGVEADAAAESFATRDGTVAALAAEIGLGGDVVAPRDTPAWVIGPGGAAHPLPAASVLGIPGDPSAPDVVRAIGRRASLRAAIDRWVPLRAPEDYRSISDLVRRRMGERVLAELVAPVVRGVYSTSPDELAVALASPGLPAALRNARSLGEAVLSLRAASAAGSQVAGMRGGVHRIATTLAADAVAAGARIRLGSRVTAAGHDGVTLVGGERLAGRVVIAASDAQGAASRTRSITVAIASLDAPQLDAAPRGTGALVTRGAPGITARAFTHSSAKWEWVADLLPAGRHLVRLSYDEVPGDPEATVAADLRAVTGAEIGGLRDLQVRTWTRTLEVAPPPSGVEAAGEAASLTGLAAIVADARASAARIAETVREDPRTRADQPDRTEGRA, from the coding sequence GTGCCCGCACCCGCGGGCGCGCCGGTGCTCGTCGTGGGCGCAGGGATCGGCGGTCTTGTGATCACCCGTGACCTGGCCCGTGCCGGCATCCCCGTCACGCTGCTGGAGGCGTCGGATCGTGTCGGCGGGCAGCTCGCCCCGCTCCGCATCGACGGCGTCGAGGCGGATGCGGCCGCTGAGTCCTTCGCCACGCGGGACGGGACGGTCGCAGCGCTCGCCGCCGAGATCGGTCTCGGAGGCGACGTCGTCGCCCCGCGCGACACCCCGGCGTGGGTGATCGGCCCGGGCGGCGCGGCGCATCCGCTGCCCGCCGCGAGCGTGCTCGGCATCCCTGGCGACCCCTCTGCGCCCGACGTCGTCCGCGCGATCGGGCGACGCGCTTCCCTGCGTGCGGCGATCGACCGCTGGGTGCCGCTGCGCGCCCCCGAGGACTACCGCTCCATCAGTGACCTGGTGCGCCGGCGGATGGGCGAGCGGGTACTCGCCGAACTCGTGGCACCGGTCGTCCGCGGGGTGTACTCGACGAGTCCGGACGAGCTCGCCGTCGCACTCGCCTCACCGGGGCTCCCCGCCGCGTTGCGGAACGCCCGCTCGCTCGGGGAAGCCGTGCTGAGTCTGCGCGCCGCGAGCGCGGCGGGGTCGCAGGTCGCGGGGATGCGCGGCGGTGTGCACCGCATCGCGACGACCCTTGCCGCGGATGCCGTCGCCGCAGGCGCCCGCATCCGTCTCGGTTCCCGCGTCACGGCCGCCGGTCACGACGGTGTGACGCTCGTGGGCGGGGAGCGCCTCGCGGGGCGGGTCGTGATCGCCGCCTCGGACGCGCAGGGGGCGGCATCCCGAACCCGATCGATCACGGTCGCGATCGCCTCGCTCGACGCGCCCCAGCTGGATGCTGCGCCGCGCGGCACGGGTGCACTCGTCACGCGCGGCGCGCCTGGCATCACGGCGCGGGCGTTCACGCACTCCTCGGCGAAGTGGGAATGGGTCGCGGATCTGCTTCCGGCGGGCCGCCACCTCGTGCGCCTCTCGTACGATGAAGTGCCGGGTGATCCGGAGGCCACGGTGGCCGCAGACCTGCGGGCCGTCACGGGCGCGGAGATCGGCGGACTCCGCGACCTCCAGGTGCGCACCTGGACGCGGACGCTGGAGGTGGCGCCGCCGCCGAGCGGTGTGGAGGCCGCGGGAGAAGCGGCTTCGCTCACCGGATTGGCCGCGATCGTGGCGGACGCCCGTGCGAGCGCCGCCCGGATCGCCGAGACCGTCCGCGAGGACCCGCGCACGCGGGCAGACCAGCCGGACCGCACGGAAGGACGAGCATGA
- the hemE gene encoding uroporphyrinogen decarboxylase, translating into MSSPASHPLRDGRTTTSPLVRALRGDRPETTPIWFMRQAGRSLPEYRELRVGTAMLDACLNPELASEITLQPVRRHGVDAAVFFSDIVIPLRLAGVPVEIVPGRGPVLEAPIRSASDILRLRPIDPDALDPIREGVARTVAELGSTPLIGFAGAPFTLASYLVEGGPSKDQLRARSLMVSDPQAWAQLLNWCADVSGAFLRAQVDAGASAVQLFDSWVGSLSRRDYQRRVAPHSKRTLSALRGLDVPIIHFGVGSGEVLDLMAGIGADAVGVDWRLPLDEASRRLDDRVVLQGNIDPAWLGAPWEKLEAHVLDVLERGKAAPAHVVNLGHGVPPETDPDVLTRIVRLVHEVGSVAPEPTWAG; encoded by the coding sequence ATGTCTTCCCCCGCGTCACATCCCCTCCGTGACGGTCGCACCACCACGTCCCCGCTCGTCCGGGCCCTGCGCGGCGACCGGCCCGAGACCACCCCGATCTGGTTCATGCGCCAGGCCGGCCGGAGTCTCCCCGAGTACCGCGAGCTCCGCGTCGGCACGGCGATGCTCGACGCCTGCCTGAACCCCGAGCTCGCGAGCGAGATCACGCTGCAACCGGTGCGCCGGCACGGCGTGGACGCCGCCGTGTTCTTCAGCGACATCGTGATCCCGCTGCGGCTCGCCGGCGTCCCAGTCGAGATCGTCCCGGGCCGCGGGCCCGTCCTGGAGGCGCCGATCCGGTCGGCATCCGACATCCTGAGACTGCGCCCGATCGACCCGGATGCGCTCGACCCGATCCGCGAAGGCGTCGCCCGCACGGTGGCCGAGCTCGGCAGCACACCGCTCATCGGCTTCGCCGGCGCCCCGTTCACCCTCGCTTCGTACCTCGTCGAGGGAGGTCCGTCCAAGGACCAGTTGAGGGCTCGCAGCCTCATGGTTTCCGACCCGCAGGCGTGGGCCCAGTTGTTGAACTGGTGCGCCGATGTGTCCGGTGCGTTCCTGCGTGCGCAGGTCGACGCCGGCGCGAGCGCCGTCCAGCTCTTCGACTCGTGGGTGGGTTCCCTGTCACGCCGCGACTACCAGCGCCGCGTCGCCCCGCACTCGAAACGGACGCTCTCGGCATTGCGCGGGCTCGACGTGCCGATCATCCACTTCGGTGTCGGAAGCGGCGAGGTGCTGGACCTCATGGCGGGGATCGGCGCAGACGCCGTGGGTGTGGACTGGCGCCTGCCGCTGGACGAAGCATCGCGCCGACTCGACGATCGCGTCGTGCTGCAGGGCAACATCGACCCGGCCTGGCTCGGGGCTCCGTGGGAGAAGCTCGAGGCGCACGTCCTCGACGTCCTCGAGCGCGGCAAAGCCGCCCCCGCACACGTGGTGAACCTCGGTCACGGCGTGCCGCCCGAGACCGATCCGGACGTACTCACGCGCATCGTCCGGCTCGTGCACGAGGTCGGCTCCGTCGCACCCGAGCCGACGTGGGCGGGCTGA
- a CDS encoding glutamyl-tRNA reductase, whose product MLLCVSVSHRTADFDLLGRLSEAVTAESATALVDGGRARGAVLVSTCNRVEAYLDVEQGADTSAAEATLRAIATAADLSRDALRERAEVLAGAPALHHLFAVTSGLESIAVGEEEIAGQVRRAYESARTAKATTPELDTAFQRAAKVSRDVRAATAVGKAGRSLVQFALQLAGTRVPDWRRTRALVVGTGNYAATTVAALRTLGVSDLSVYSLTGRAEQFAEKYHVRAAHDLRDAVGSADVVITCTTTYTVTVGDVPDDARRTIIDLGLPRNVDPAVGRLPGVELMDLELIATHARLPMLAPDATARELVSSAAAVFAAEQTAAPAIVALRSHVFDALEVELSRLSAKSMPAEQAAAVTEALRHFAGALLHEPTQRARDLAAGGRVSNFEAGLHAVFGIDPAAAGGAVTPLRRPGGRDEDAPRTGSAERG is encoded by the coding sequence GTGCTTCTCTGCGTCTCCGTGTCCCACCGGACGGCGGATTTCGATCTTCTGGGCCGCCTCTCGGAGGCGGTGACCGCAGAATCGGCGACCGCACTCGTGGACGGCGGGCGGGCGCGCGGCGCGGTCCTGGTCTCCACGTGCAACCGGGTGGAGGCGTACCTCGACGTCGAGCAGGGCGCCGACACGAGCGCCGCCGAAGCGACGCTGCGCGCGATCGCGACCGCAGCGGACCTCTCGCGCGACGCCCTCCGCGAGCGGGCCGAAGTGCTCGCCGGGGCTCCCGCACTGCACCACCTGTTCGCGGTGACCTCCGGCCTGGAGTCGATCGCGGTCGGCGAGGAGGAGATCGCCGGGCAGGTGCGCCGCGCCTACGAGTCCGCCCGCACCGCGAAGGCGACTACCCCCGAACTGGACACGGCCTTCCAGCGCGCGGCGAAAGTCTCCCGCGACGTCCGTGCGGCGACGGCCGTCGGCAAGGCCGGACGCTCCCTCGTGCAGTTCGCCCTCCAGCTCGCCGGCACCCGCGTACCCGACTGGCGCCGTACCCGCGCCCTCGTGGTCGGCACCGGCAACTATGCCGCGACGACCGTCGCCGCGCTCCGGACGCTCGGCGTCTCGGATCTGTCCGTCTACTCCCTCACCGGGCGCGCCGAGCAGTTCGCCGAGAAGTATCACGTCCGCGCGGCGCACGATCTGCGGGATGCCGTCGGATCGGCGGATGTCGTGATCACGTGCACGACCACCTACACCGTGACCGTCGGCGATGTGCCCGACGACGCCCGCCGGACGATCATCGACCTCGGCCTGCCGCGCAACGTCGACCCCGCGGTCGGGCGCCTGCCGGGCGTGGAGCTCATGGACCTCGAGCTGATCGCCACGCACGCGCGGCTGCCGATGCTCGCCCCCGATGCGACCGCGCGCGAACTCGTCTCCTCCGCGGCCGCGGTGTTCGCCGCCGAGCAGACCGCGGCACCGGCGATCGTGGCGTTGCGCTCCCACGTGTTCGACGCCCTCGAGGTCGAGCTGAGCCGCCTGTCCGCCAAGTCGATGCCGGCCGAGCAGGCGGCGGCGGTCACCGAAGCGCTCCGGCACTTCGCGGGAGCTCTCCTTCACGAGCCGACCCAGCGGGCCCGGGATCTCGCCGCCGGCGGCCGCGTGTCGAACTTCGAGGCCGGCCTGCACGCGGTGTTCGGGATCGATCCGGCCGCAGCCGGCGGCGCGGTCACGCCGCTCCGCCGTCCCGGCGGACGCGACGAGGACGCGCCCCGCACCGGCTCAGCCGAGCGGGGCTGA
- a CDS encoding DUF2510 domain-containing protein yields MADRTTPPGWYDDSRGALRWWDGTQWTEHVQTPDAETGETASDEGIDAATSLPAELAPEGASPAVSAPPGYPGGFPGGTAPSGGFISATEPKKSKLWIVWVVVGIVLLGLVVAIAVLIPLIIGLVNGAQGVSDADRASAVSTVELYDEAWQTGDCDKFQASTTENFREGLQIVDCASFTAASQGFVDSVDDYKLNVTSVQSEDADQVTVLTSETYTSTVDDQGNQTDEALPYEDRYAYILIPAGDGWAIDQALDASE; encoded by the coding sequence ATGGCCGACAGGACGACGCCTCCGGGCTGGTACGACGACAGCCGCGGCGCCCTGCGCTGGTGGGACGGGACGCAGTGGACGGAGCACGTGCAGACTCCGGATGCCGAGACCGGCGAGACCGCGTCGGATGAGGGCATCGATGCCGCGACATCCCTCCCCGCCGAACTCGCACCCGAGGGCGCGAGTCCCGCGGTGTCCGCGCCGCCCGGATACCCGGGCGGCTTCCCCGGGGGGACGGCTCCTTCCGGCGGATTCATCTCGGCGACCGAGCCAAAGAAGTCGAAGCTCTGGATCGTCTGGGTCGTGGTCGGGATCGTGCTCCTCGGCCTCGTCGTGGCGATCGCCGTCCTGATCCCGCTCATCATCGGCCTGGTCAACGGCGCGCAGGGCGTGTCGGACGCCGACCGCGCCAGCGCGGTGTCGACGGTGGAGTTGTACGACGAGGCGTGGCAGACCGGCGACTGCGACAAGTTCCAGGCCTCGACGACGGAGAACTTCCGGGAGGGCCTGCAGATCGTCGACTGCGCAAGCTTCACCGCCGCGTCGCAGGGCTTCGTCGACTCGGTCGACGACTACAAGCTCAACGTCACCTCGGTCCAGAGCGAAGACGCCGATCAGGTAACGGTGCTCACGTCCGAGACCTACACGAGCACGGTGGACGACCAGGGCAACCAGACCGACGAGGCGCTTCCCTACGAGGATCGCTACGCGTACATCCTCATCCCCGCGGGCGACGGCTGGGCGATCGACCAGGCGCTGGACGCCTCCGAGTGA
- the cls gene encoding cardiolipin synthase has translation MDTSATNLAWIIAALIDLSIKIAALIIIPRRRKPTAAMAWLLAIFLIPYVGILLYLLIGSFKLPKRRRQEQARIDEEIRASVRTAGLETMDTAWPRWFQRVVQQNEALTGLPASYGNEATLIGDYQASIDAMAAEIDRATRFVHVEFFIVAWDDTTRGFFSAMERAVARGVTVRLLADHLPSAKIPDSKKTFAELDRMGVKWSWMLPVQPFKGKYQRPDLRNHRKIVVVDGRVAFMGSQNLIARTYDLPGNIKRGLQWQELMTRLTGPVVAAVNAVFLSDWLIETGEELTDRVPATELTASTSPDALLCQVVPSGPGYDTENNLRMFLSLIYGATEKVIITSPYFVPDEAMVYAITTACQRGLEVQLFVSEQADQWLVGHAQRSYYSDLLEAGVRIFMYPAPYILHAKHMSIDDDVAFIGSSNMDIRSFSLNAESSLLVRGASFVRAMREVEQGYRDAGRELTLEQWRKEPLKATFFDGLARLTSAVN, from the coding sequence ATGGATACCTCGGCCACCAATCTCGCCTGGATCATCGCCGCGCTGATCGACCTGTCGATCAAGATCGCCGCGCTCATCATCATCCCCCGTCGCCGGAAACCCACCGCGGCGATGGCGTGGCTGCTCGCGATCTTCCTGATCCCGTACGTCGGCATCCTGCTCTATCTGCTCATCGGCAGCTTCAAGCTCCCGAAGCGACGCCGGCAGGAGCAGGCGCGCATCGACGAGGAGATCCGGGCGAGCGTGCGGACTGCCGGGCTCGAGACGATGGACACCGCGTGGCCGCGCTGGTTCCAGCGCGTCGTGCAGCAGAACGAGGCGCTCACCGGACTCCCCGCCTCGTACGGCAACGAGGCGACGCTCATCGGCGATTACCAGGCCTCGATCGACGCGATGGCCGCCGAGATCGATCGCGCGACGCGCTTCGTCCACGTGGAGTTCTTCATCGTCGCGTGGGACGACACCACCCGCGGGTTCTTCTCGGCGATGGAGCGCGCGGTCGCCCGCGGCGTGACGGTGCGCCTGCTCGCCGACCACCTGCCGTCGGCGAAGATCCCCGACAGCAAGAAGACCTTCGCCGAGCTCGACCGGATGGGCGTGAAGTGGTCGTGGATGCTGCCCGTCCAGCCGTTCAAAGGCAAGTACCAGCGCCCCGACCTGCGCAACCACCGCAAGATCGTGGTCGTCGACGGGCGGGTGGCCTTCATGGGGTCGCAGAACCTGATCGCGCGCACGTACGACCTTCCGGGGAACATCAAGCGCGGTCTGCAGTGGCAGGAGCTCATGACGCGATTGACCGGACCTGTCGTCGCCGCGGTCAACGCCGTGTTCCTCTCGGACTGGCTGATCGAGACGGGCGAGGAATTGACCGACCGGGTGCCCGCGACCGAGCTCACGGCCTCGACCTCCCCGGACGCGCTGCTGTGCCAGGTCGTGCCGAGCGGACCCGGCTACGACACCGAGAACAACCTCCGCATGTTCCTCTCCCTCATCTACGGCGCGACCGAGAAGGTCATCATCACGAGCCCGTACTTCGTGCCGGACGAAGCGATGGTCTACGCGATCACGACCGCATGCCAGCGGGGTCTGGAGGTACAGCTGTTCGTCTCCGAGCAGGCCGACCAGTGGCTCGTCGGCCACGCGCAGCGCTCGTACTACAGCGACCTGCTCGAGGCGGGCGTCCGCATCTTCATGTACCCGGCGCCGTACATCCTGCACGCCAAGCACATGTCGATCGACGATGACGTCGCCTTCATCGGATCCAGCAACATGGACATCCGCTCCTTCAGCCTGAACGCGGAGTCCTCACTGCTCGTGCGCGGCGCGTCGTTCGTCCGGGCGATGCGGGAGGTCGAGCAGGGCTATCGGGATGCCGGGCGCGAACTCACCCTCGAGCAGTGGCGGAAGGAGCCGCTGAAGGCGACGTTCTTCGACGGGCTCGCGCGGCTCACGTCCGCGGTGAACTGA
- a CDS encoding SHOCT domain-containing protein: MNIWEFFVWIFWVYVLIACIWIFITVVIDIFRDPSLNGWGKALWLIFLVFLPFLAAFIYLIARGRGMTERRIAESKQAQEQANAYIREVAGTSPTSEIESAKKLLDSGAITQAEFDALKAKALA, encoded by the coding sequence GTGAATATCTGGGAATTCTTCGTCTGGATCTTCTGGGTCTACGTGCTGATCGCGTGCATCTGGATCTTCATCACCGTCGTCATCGACATCTTCCGCGACCCGAGTCTGAACGGCTGGGGCAAGGCGCTGTGGCTGATCTTCCTGGTGTTCCTGCCGTTCCTGGCTGCGTTCATCTACCTGATCGCGCGGGGCCGCGGGATGACCGAGCGGCGAATCGCCGAGTCCAAGCAGGCTCAGGAGCAGGCCAACGCGTACATCCGCGAAGTGGCCGGCACCTCGCCGACCTCCGAGATCGAGTCGGCCAAGAAGCTGCTGGATTCCGGCGCCATCACGCAGGCCGAGTTCGACGCCCTGAAGGCCAAGGCACTCGCCTGA
- a CDS encoding cysteine hydrolase family protein, giving the protein MPDTLILIDIQRDYFPGGRFPLVGPEAAAERAAALLGAFRDRGLPVIHVRHESLEADAGFLAAGTEGAQLHPAVAPADDEIVVTKHHPNAFLETDLEGHLAAGSSLVVAGMMTSMCVDATVRAASDLGYSVTVAGDACAAPDLEYAGTRVAGPDVHAAFLAALGSAYAEVRTVDELIRTP; this is encoded by the coding sequence GTGCCCGACACCCTGATCCTCATCGACATCCAGCGCGACTACTTCCCCGGCGGGCGCTTCCCGCTCGTGGGGCCGGAGGCCGCGGCCGAGCGGGCCGCGGCGCTCCTCGGCGCGTTCCGGGACCGGGGTCTTCCCGTGATCCACGTGCGTCACGAGAGCCTCGAAGCGGATGCCGGATTCCTGGCCGCCGGAACCGAGGGCGCTCAGCTGCACCCGGCGGTGGCCCCGGCAGACGACGAGATCGTGGTCACGAAGCACCACCCGAACGCGTTCCTCGAGACCGACCTCGAGGGCCACCTCGCCGCGGGTTCCTCTCTCGTGGTCGCCGGGATGATGACGAGCATGTGCGTCGACGCGACCGTGCGGGCGGCATCCGATCTGGGGTATTCCGTGACCGTGGCGGGTGACGCGTGCGCGGCCCCTGATCTCGAATACGCGGGCACGCGCGTGGCCGGCCCGGACGTCCACGCGGCGTTCCTCGCCGCGCTCGGCAGCGCCTACGCGGAGGTCCGTACGGTCGACGAGCTCATCAGAACCCCCTGA